From a single Lewinella sp. LCG006 genomic region:
- a CDS encoding GNAT family N-acetyltransferase: protein MANPIIKVSDIATAVAISNSIPEFIDPPSKEEYKRRLKDVPHLILVAFDQDRPVGFKVGYERNGAFYSWMGGVLPSYRRRSIARRLAEKQEAWALGNGYKSVTFKTRNQHKSMLLFALRRGFNIIGFKEKGDVLTNRILLQKVL from the coding sequence ATGGCTAATCCTATTATTAAGGTTTCGGATATTGCTACTGCGGTGGCCATATCCAACAGTATTCCCGAGTTTATTGATCCACCTTCCAAGGAGGAGTATAAAAGGCGACTAAAGGATGTACCTCATCTTATATTGGTAGCTTTTGACCAGGATCGCCCGGTCGGATTCAAGGTCGGCTATGAGCGGAATGGTGCCTTTTACTCCTGGATGGGCGGTGTTTTGCCCAGTTACCGACGCCGAAGTATTGCGCGTCGGTTGGCAGAAAAGCAGGAAGCCTGGGCACTGGGGAACGGTTACAAAAGCGTCACCTTCAAGACACGTAACCAGCATAAGAGTATGCTCTTGTTTGCCTTGCGGCGGGGCTTCAATATTATCGGATTCAAAGAAAAAGGAGATGTGTTGACCAACCGTATCCTCTTACAGAAGGTTCTCTAG
- a CDS encoding porin family protein, with protein sequence MRSIFLGLAILLVTGATFAQGEFSGGFKAGLNFNNIDGPTETEDEVFGSNTGFHIGASFVYSITDLFGVKAELMYSQKGTQYTYDGPSYFTFYTTNTGTPIFATGNRRSDISVSNSYIDIPVLLYYKVGRLEFEAGVNAGLLIGSSGSGGITFSGMTQAGSPVAEFTTGVDFGYINGERGVNAIQGSTPITLNTLQAFLPGSIDAYYEAADNDEKKFKTLDFGLNAGVAFFLNDGLYVGVRANYGLSDITNEGQDISPVSLAVGNRYQTRNDEDRNVSIQASVGFRF encoded by the coding sequence ATGAGATCAATTTTCCTTGGTTTAGCTATCCTGCTGGTCACTGGTGCCACCTTTGCTCAGGGAGAGTTTTCCGGCGGCTTCAAAGCGGGATTGAATTTTAATAATATCGACGGACCGACGGAAACAGAAGATGAGGTTTTCGGTTCCAACACAGGATTCCATATTGGTGCTTCATTTGTCTACTCAATCACTGATTTGTTTGGGGTGAAAGCAGAGTTGATGTACAGCCAAAAAGGCACCCAGTACACTTACGATGGGCCTTCGTACTTTACGTTTTATACCACCAATACAGGTACGCCCATTTTCGCCACCGGCAACCGGCGTAGTGACATTAGTGTTTCTAACTCTTACATTGATATTCCGGTACTGCTTTATTATAAAGTTGGTCGCCTGGAATTTGAAGCAGGTGTTAACGCCGGATTATTAATAGGAAGTAGCGGTAGTGGTGGAATTACTTTTTCGGGGATGACCCAGGCCGGTAGCCCCGTTGCTGAATTTACCACAGGCGTTGACTTTGGTTACATCAACGGAGAAAGAGGGGTGAATGCCATTCAGGGATCAACGCCGATTACCTTGAACACACTGCAAGCTTTTCTTCCCGGCTCTATTGATGCCTATTACGAGGCAGCAGATAATGATGAAAAGAAATTTAAAACCCTTGATTTTGGATTGAATGCTGGTGTAGCATTCTTTCTAAACGATGGGCTTTACGTAGGTGTGCGTGCCAATTATGGCTTGTCGGATATTACGAATGAAGGGCAGGATATCTCTCCCGTCAGCTTAGCCGTGGGCAATCGTTATCAGACCAGAAATGACGAGGATCGCAATGTTTCTATCCAGGCTTCGGTAGGTTTTAGGTTTTAG
- a CDS encoding purine-nucleoside phosphorylase, translating to MPSPHLYDTIQDAVSYLKSQSTLSPRFGLILGTGLSDLADEITDATEIAYGDIPHFPVSTVQSHRGKLIFGKLAGIPIVAMAGRFHYYEGYSMEQVTFPVRVMKFLGIERLIISNASGSVNPAIEAGDIVFVRDHINFMADNPLRGHNDERLGPRFPDMLGTYDRQLNAQALQMARKMGIPAHEGIYLGLQGPNLETPAEYQFFHRIGADLVGMSTVPEVLVAKHMELPIFVVSVVSNKCYPLEDIKETSVEDVIAKVGETSPRLQALVKALIVAW from the coding sequence ATGCCTTCACCTCACCTTTACGATACCATCCAGGATGCCGTCAGTTACCTCAAAAGCCAAAGTACGCTAAGCCCTCGCTTTGGCCTCATTTTGGGCACGGGTCTCAGCGATTTAGCCGACGAGATAACAGATGCTACGGAAATTGCCTATGGTGATATTCCTCATTTTCCTGTGTCTACGGTACAAAGCCATCGTGGTAAACTTATTTTCGGTAAGCTGGCTGGCATTCCCATTGTCGCCATGGCCGGCAGGTTCCATTACTATGAAGGTTATAGTATGGAGCAGGTTACGTTCCCCGTAAGGGTGATGAAGTTCCTGGGTATAGAACGCTTGATTATTTCCAATGCTTCAGGCAGTGTCAACCCGGCTATCGAGGCGGGCGATATCGTTTTTGTCCGCGACCATATTAATTTCATGGCCGACAACCCGCTGCGCGGCCACAACGACGAACGCCTGGGGCCGCGTTTCCCGGATATGCTGGGCACCTACGATCGCCAACTAAATGCGCAGGCACTACAAATGGCTCGAAAAATGGGTATCCCTGCTCACGAAGGGATCTACTTAGGTTTGCAAGGCCCTAATCTGGAAACACCTGCCGAATACCAGTTTTTCCACCGCATCGGTGCCGATCTGGTCGGCATGTCTACCGTGCCGGAAGTGTTGGTAGCCAAACACATGGAACTCCCCATTTTCGTGGTTTCCGTGGTTTCTAATAAATGCTACCCTCTGGAAGATATTAAGGAAACCAGTGTAGAAGATGTCATCGCAAAAGTTGGAGAAACTTCGCCTCGCTTGCAAGCACTGGTGAAAGCGTTGATTGTAGCATGGTAG
- a CDS encoding DUF2911 domain-containing protein, protein MKNFAPLLLIMLMGIAPSLMAQEFPDLDKSPMDMSYYPQRAAFRNFAKTPEEKLAGEPIMRVIYSRPQKKERIVFGELIKYGEMWRIGANEATEITFMRDVKIGDQPVRAGRYTVYAMVNEKEWTIYFSLDLDGWGHYVFKPEDSSVAEITVPTSTVKNTIEAMGIIFEEAEDGAHMVIGWDNTVVRVPIKF, encoded by the coding sequence ATGAAGAATTTTGCCCCACTACTGTTAATTATGCTCATGGGAATTGCTCCTAGCCTGATGGCACAAGAGTTTCCAGACCTGGACAAAAGCCCCATGGACATGTCCTACTATCCTCAACGAGCAGCTTTCCGCAATTTTGCCAAAACCCCCGAAGAGAAACTCGCTGGTGAACCCATCATGCGGGTCATTTACTCTCGCCCACAGAAAAAAGAGCGCATCGTCTTCGGTGAACTCATCAAATATGGTGAAATGTGGCGTATTGGTGCCAATGAGGCGACAGAAATCACCTTCATGCGGGATGTAAAAATTGGCGACCAACCTGTCCGTGCTGGTCGTTATACCGTCTACGCTATGGTCAACGAAAAAGAATGGACCATCTACTTCAGTCTCGATCTCGACGGGTGGGGACATTATGTGTTTAAGCCCGAAGACAGTAGTGTAGCGGAGATCACCGTACCTACCAGCACCGTCAAAAACACGATCGAAGCCATGGGAATCATCTTCGAAGAAGCCGAAGATGGGGCGCACATGGTCATTGGCTGGGACAACACAGTCGTACGCGTGCCGATCAAGTTCTAG
- a CDS encoding YcxB family protein — protein MKIHLKYEHTPELAYDFAIHYWKSKRLLKLIFGAIVVVLLVQLVITFVRDGSGEEALKILMPIGMILVIWLWLIPASLKKQLQRADQQSKLGTAREMIFEEEEMLIKTANSESTFDYEGLLHYGASDKCYFLYIGTNQAMIIPKAAFGPGEEEAFRELLLRKEVPFL, from the coding sequence ATGAAGATTCACCTCAAGTACGAACATACTCCCGAATTGGCCTATGATTTTGCCATTCACTATTGGAAATCGAAGCGTTTGCTAAAACTCATTTTCGGAGCCATTGTGGTAGTGCTGTTGGTACAGCTGGTGATCACCTTCGTGAGAGACGGCAGCGGCGAGGAAGCATTGAAAATCCTGATGCCCATCGGGATGATTCTGGTCATCTGGTTGTGGTTGATACCCGCCAGCTTGAAGAAGCAACTTCAGCGTGCCGATCAGCAAAGCAAATTGGGTACTGCTCGGGAGATGATCTTCGAGGAGGAAGAAATGCTGATCAAGACCGCCAATTCTGAGTCTACCTTTGATTATGAAGGCTTGCTGCATTACGGGGCTTCGGATAAGTGCTACTTCTTGTATATTGGTACCAACCAGGCCATGATTATTCCTAAAGCTGCTTTTGGTCCTGGGGAGGAAGAGGCGTTTCGGGAGTTGTTGCTGAGGAAGGAGGTGCCGTTTTTGTAA
- a CDS encoding SIMPL domain-containing protein — MKQHLTIILLTIWSTISYAQIAGNQVYQNNNRNQTPVSVNKSSFVSTDSTLIINANVLLNKEADYYLMTVGVKGEAKTVVACNQDLNNRIDLFLTDLGKIGIKEEDVYADFISQTKVYDHSIEGNVITEFFDGFEIRKNLIIKLRKLAVIDEIIELASKQEIYDIIKVEYFNDDLDKIYDGLFDEAMKVIEDRKGKFSKHSSIRISDTYRIVQDNFGVHNPQSMYKQYDEAFESSVVNTNYSGNYVKKTVRKDKTFYYEGAQNRLGVDKAMDEIAPVIGIQYNLGLSVIYDLVR; from the coding sequence ATGAAACAACACCTCACAATTATCCTCTTGACAATATGGAGTACCATTTCCTATGCTCAAATAGCAGGCAACCAGGTTTACCAAAACAACAACCGGAACCAGACGCCTGTCTCCGTCAACAAGAGCAGCTTTGTTTCAACAGACTCTACCTTAATTATCAACGCAAATGTGCTGCTGAATAAAGAAGCCGACTATTACTTGATGACGGTTGGCGTAAAAGGAGAGGCAAAAACAGTTGTTGCTTGTAACCAAGATCTAAACAACAGGATAGATTTGTTTCTGACAGACCTCGGAAAAATTGGCATTAAAGAAGAAGACGTTTACGCTGATTTTATTTCGCAAACCAAGGTGTATGATCACAGTATCGAAGGCAACGTGATCACCGAGTTTTTTGATGGCTTTGAAATCAGAAAAAACCTTATCATAAAGCTACGAAAGCTGGCCGTCATCGACGAAATCATTGAGCTGGCCTCCAAACAAGAAATTTATGACATCATCAAAGTTGAATATTTCAATGATGATCTCGATAAAATATACGACGGGCTATTTGACGAAGCCATGAAAGTGATCGAAGATAGAAAGGGGAAATTCTCAAAACACAGCTCTATCAGGATTTCAGACACCTACAGAATTGTGCAGGATAATTTTGGCGTACATAACCCTCAAAGCATGTACAAGCAATACGATGAAGCATTTGAAAGCTCGGTGGTCAATACTAATTACTCAGGAAACTACGTCAAAAAAACAGTGCGCAAGGACAAGACCTTTTACTATGAGGGAGCGCAAAATAGGTTAGGCGTAGACAAGGCAATGGATGAAATAGCTCCAGTTATTGGCATTCAATACAACTTAGGTTTGAGTGTAATTTATGATCTGGTGAGGTAA
- the porQ gene encoding type IX secretion system protein PorQ, translating into MRLLLLSLAICFSSLLAAQVGGLFTYEFLNFAPSARISALGGTHIAVLDDDINLGATNPAVLNPLMHQQLSFSHAFHPGDVQYGYATGGYYHQKWQTTFSGGIRYANYGTFDLTNNLGLVEGDFKAAEYGISIGAGRQLAERLRGGINLRFVTSRLESYTSTGIVADLSLLYQDTAKNLVLTMVARNAGRQLSTYREGNVEPLPFELQAGISKRLRYLPFQFSLVYRYLDRWNILYDDPNSTETTLLFGDVDTEQSDTEIWFDNFARHFVFNGELFMGKKDNFRLRFGYSHLMRKELSINEYRSLAGFTFGAGVKINRFRLDYGRTNFHLGGGVNHLTIGTNIKEFR; encoded by the coding sequence ATGCGTTTACTACTACTCTCCCTAGCCATTTGTTTTTCCTCTCTGCTTGCCGCTCAGGTGGGTGGATTGTTTACTTATGAATTCCTCAATTTTGCGCCTTCTGCCAGGATTTCGGCCCTTGGGGGAACACATATTGCGGTACTCGATGATGATATCAACCTGGGCGCTACCAACCCGGCAGTGCTCAACCCACTGATGCACCAACAGCTTTCTTTTAGCCATGCTTTTCATCCGGGTGATGTGCAATACGGCTATGCGACGGGAGGCTACTACCATCAAAAGTGGCAAACTACCTTTTCTGGCGGGATTCGCTACGCCAACTATGGCACTTTCGACCTGACCAACAACCTGGGCCTGGTCGAAGGAGATTTCAAAGCGGCGGAGTATGGCATCAGCATCGGTGCTGGCAGGCAACTGGCCGAACGGCTAAGAGGAGGCATCAACCTGCGTTTCGTCACGTCTCGACTGGAAAGTTATACCTCCACAGGGATTGTCGCCGATCTCAGCCTACTGTACCAGGATACCGCTAAAAACCTGGTTCTCACCATGGTCGCCCGCAATGCTGGCCGCCAACTGAGTACTTACCGGGAAGGCAATGTAGAGCCACTCCCCTTTGAGTTGCAAGCCGGCATCAGCAAACGACTAAGATACTTACCCTTCCAATTTTCCCTCGTCTACCGTTACCTCGATCGCTGGAACATCCTCTACGATGATCCCAACTCCACAGAGACAACGCTCCTTTTTGGCGATGTAGATACGGAGCAGAGCGATACAGAGATTTGGTTCGACAACTTTGCCCGCCACTTCGTTTTCAATGGGGAACTCTTTATGGGTAAGAAAGACAATTTCCGACTACGTTTTGGCTATAGCCACCTGATGCGCAAAGAACTTAGCATCAACGAATACCGTAGTCTGGCAGGATTTACCTTTGGCGCCGGGGTAAAAATCAACCGTTTCCGCCTGGACTATGGCCGAACCAACTTCCATCTCGGTGGCGGCGTCAATCATTTGACCATCGGAACGAATATCAAAGAGTTTCGGTAA
- a CDS encoding toxin-antitoxin system YwqK family antitoxin: protein MDRWFAFLVGFTVALFLFPSCGSNIEEVTEQDEFGNSIRFERRKTDFAREGWAYTTSADGVLVEVAHYQSDTLDGQRILFTSSGDTSIIENYRAGIFDGPYRLYHENGMLKQEGQYVNNEMTGTWKTYYDNGQLKESVAFSENLENGPFVEYHRNGKLAAEGTYLNGDFEHGELKIYDEQGALIRTMECVSGRCTTTWSAEEKQD from the coding sequence TTGGACAGATGGTTCGCGTTTCTAGTTGGCTTTACAGTAGCCCTTTTTCTCTTTCCTTCCTGCGGAAGCAATATCGAAGAAGTTACGGAACAAGATGAATTCGGTAATTCCATTCGTTTTGAACGCCGCAAAACTGACTTTGCCCGGGAGGGCTGGGCCTATACCACCTCCGCCGACGGCGTATTGGTAGAAGTGGCCCACTACCAATCAGATACCCTTGACGGTCAACGTATCCTCTTTACGTCCAGCGGAGATACCAGCATTATCGAAAATTACCGCGCTGGCATTTTCGATGGCCCCTACCGCCTTTACCATGAAAATGGTATGCTGAAACAGGAAGGCCAATACGTGAACAACGAGATGACAGGTACTTGGAAAACGTATTATGACAATGGCCAACTCAAGGAATCTGTCGCTTTTTCAGAAAACCTGGAAAACGGTCCTTTTGTCGAGTATCACCGCAATGGTAAACTCGCCGCAGAAGGTACCTACCTCAACGGAGATTTTGAACACGGCGAATTAAAAATTTATGACGAGCAGGGAGCGCTTATCCGCACGATGGAATGCGTTAGCGGACGATGCACTACTACCTGGTCAGCAGAAGAAAAGCAGGATTAA